GTAATCATTTGTCATAGAAAAGCTTTGAAAGTTGTTGCATAGTATCCTCTGGTGATGTCACAGTGTGCCCAATTGTTCTGTCATCATTGTAGATCTCAAAGTCATTGCCACCTTGCATTGTTTTGTCTCCAAAGAAGTGAATTTGCTGAAATCCATCATTTTGGACATATTTAAGGCAGAATCGTTTATCCCATCCGTCGGGGAAAACATCAAAGCTGATCTGGCCACCAATCGAAAATGTCAGCCCAGCACCTTGAAATTCCTTCCGTAGAGAGGCAACAAATTCTTTTCGAACGTTGTTAACATTGTCATACTCATTAAACTCTATCCGTTCCTGTTGTGTGCAGCTTCTACCAACCGGACATACATTGAGCATACCCTTACGGAACTCTATAAACGTTCCTCGCTTTCGTGGAAGATTCAACTTTGACATATACTCGAGACTATAGTTAATGAAGCGTTGCAAAAGTTCGTCGCCAAGGTAATCTTGAATGTTATTCTCACCAATTTTTACACCGTTCTTATAGGCAACGAGgccattttctgaaaaaacaTAATCAAACGAGTTGATAAGCTCATCTCCATCAGCTCCTAGTTGCTCAGCTATTTTTCCGAAATCGGATCCGCCAACCACTCCAATTGTAACAATCTTTCGAAGGTCTTTCAAGAAGTTCTTCATTTCAGGTGTAATCTTTAGTCTTGGCAGAGTGAGAGTTCCATCCACATCGAAAAGACATAAAACTGATGAATTCTTTTTAGCCATTGCAAAGAAAGCAACCGATtagatttattttgcaaaaaataaatttaatacatAAACCGTCCCTATTTGCAAGCTTCTGTGAAAGAAATGAATGAAGAGCACGCGTGGCTTAATTCGCACTTGACTAGTAAAACTTTGCAGCTTACATAAAACTAAACTGCCCTAACCATTATCATAAGAAACTATGTTATCCAACAGTAACTAGTAGTCTAGTaaacaagtgcacaaccacaggatgcctttgtatactaaaccccagctactcaaattgtgacgtcatctagTGTGCACTTGTATAGGCTACTAGACCCTCATTTTCAAATGCACTGGGTCCCAACTCTCACATTGCAGTCCTACTAAAGATAATTCTAAACGCAACTTCTCAGGAAAAGCTTTGGCTGCAACGCACATAACTACATAAGAGTAGTTAAAGCAAGCAATTTATGAAACGCCAGAACAAGCTGAAACACTAAATTTGCTTGCCTATGTGCTGTATAAAGATTCATGTTTTCAGTTCAAGTCAAGTCGTATACGTATAGACTAAAATCTTACACATTTTAACCTCTGCTGCGTTTTCCTATCCGTCAGACAGACAATTTCACATAAGCGTTGAATTTTATTGTGCAGTCAAGGCTGGCCTAGTTAACGCCAAAATAATAGCGGTTGGCAGTTGGCACCACAGTTTCACTCTTGCGCTAGCTAAAAAAGTAGGCGACCAGATAGCCTAGGCTACGTAATTTTTTGCATAACACATCTGGATTGTACTTGCTCTGTCGTTTTACTTTTGAAGTGCCACTAAAATCCTCAGCAGAATATACGGCAGTGTACAAAGCTGAGTAACTTGATTTGCAACTTTTCTTGCAATTCAAAAATACGAGTGAACTGCCACGTCTTCGACACACCTCTTTCAGTCATTGATGACGCGTTGAAATTTGCGTGGGTGATTCTGGCGTCACTTTTGCTCATAGAAAACATAAATCAGAATAACAAAATcgtagaaacaaacaaaacatcaaGCTGAAATTGGTCCTACCAAAAAATACTAAATAGAattactaaaatttaaaataaatagaGTAAAATTTGCCTATATCGCCACCTTAAGAGGAACAGGAAAACTCGCGAACCGGTgacttaaacaaacaaaatgaaatcaaatttttttattgcatttttaggGTAGGCTACTACATTTAGAATTTTAGATTAAATGTAGATTAATGCATTTAGATTAAAtgctttgtaaattttatttttgttaaaaattaatgcTTGATGTGATattaagattttaatttttgtacatAGAATAGCTTCCTAACTTAAATCTACTTAAAAGTCACTAGGCTTACTTCGTATCTCACAGCCCTAGGCTTTTACAATCATAACCTGCTTGATGATTTTCTGAAGACAGAAAACGACTCTCCACTCGATGGCTAGAGCAAAACTGCACTATAAAAACGACATTCTCTATACACTATAGCTGGTTCCATTTTCATCGTGATTCTGTAGTTATTGGCTAGGCCGCTTCATTTGACTGCAGCACAGCTAActgaaagaaaattgaaaCCGATAAAAACAGTCTAATATGACAAGGTTTCCGGGCCCTTCATAAATTTACATCATGACGTACAATAAGGTTGTCTTACGTTAACAAGGATCGCAGATATCTTGACAATACAGCTATAGTGTAGTTGTACCAGATTAAGTTTGCCATGTAATCACGTTGACAAAGTGTTTTTAAGGTCATATTTCTTATGCGTATTATTTTGGCCAAAGTAGCAAGAACAGTGCCGAGTTAAGCGAATTATTTTGCTCAttataacaaaacataatACTACAGAAGAAGTAAGCTTTCCGCCGGACCACGACTTTGGCGAACTGACGGCTTAGCCGAAGGCGACTTAGGCGAGCTTTAAGGTACTAAGATATTTTAGGTATAATTACAAGAATGAATAacattttgattattttaaagcGTTTTATGATGGTagaaaccaaaatttttgcGATTCGCGCATTTTTGCATGGTAGTTAAACATGGAAATTTTAGATTcagctttcaaaattttggaTCTCTTCTCAACATAATTctaaataggcctactgaTTTCTGGACGCACCAAAATGCGGTATGTGGAGTGCTTCGTCGAGAATTGCTAAATAATTAAAGGGACCAACCGTTGTTTTCATGGAGGGTACATTCCACACGAGTTACGCCGAAGATCTTTGGCATGAGCTATGGCCAAGGCCAAGCGATGTAAACTCGGTTTGACCTTGGCGTGACACGGAGCCAATTTAGGCCTACGTCTTGGCGCAAACATGACAATCCATTTTTCTCTTGTTTGGACTAAACAGAGCACAGTGTCTCCTTTTTTAGAGATCGCAAGTGGCATAACGTCTTTAGCGCATTCGTAATTTACGCCAAACTTACCTTCGGCGTATGCATTGCGCGGAATGCATCTTGGGTTTTCATACATAGGCCTATTGTCTATCAAAGCGACTACTTCACTGTAAACCACACAGTCCACTGTTGAAGACAAGCAGTTACGTTAAAAGAATGAGTATGAAAAACTCAATTTAAGGCAATTAGGGTATGAAGTTAGATATATTTTATAAGGAAGACTTTAGGTTTGAATCAAGCTACTATGTGATAACATTTACAGTAAATTAACAAGAAGTTAGACCTATAAAAAGTAGCTTCGACAGAAGCCTATGATtgttccggtgaaatagtgacagccttCAGTTTATTGTTGGAAAGAAAGAATATTAGCAACAGTGATGCTGCAAGGGTTCTCAGATTtcgttttgtaattttagGTTTTTTCTGCTTGACCAAGCAAGAAACCAAATTTTGtgtcaattttaaaaagcCTCTAAGATTGTGTATAGCTGAGTCACATAGGGGTCTAGGTCACATCATTCTTTTATACAAGGCTTCTCCGTTTGGTTACTTGAAAGGCTCCGAAAGGCTCCAACAATAAAACTCTTCTCGCGAGAAATGTTTGATATGTAGCTTACCTTCATAAATTTTACGTAGAGTAGGCCAACTGTTCATTTCGCACCTGCTTACTTATTGTCTTTCAAAAAGATTAACGAAAGATAACCACTTCTTCGTGCTGAAACCATGCAATATGTTCAGTACCTGCAACAGCTTACCAAGCACGCCTGTGCGTTGAGTCTAGTAGAGTGATCTCCGAGTACAGTTGTCTACGGACGATGGCGCACGTCATTGTTTAAGTGACGTGTGAATGCTCTGAAAGGTTATTACTGGGTGTTATTCtattataaattatttgatattttcaaggcatttttctttacaacattttgttttaagtttatGTGGTCAACTTTTTAAAAAGCGAAATTCCAGCTAAAATGAAAGACACAAACTTTACTGAATCGGATCCTTACATCAGATGGAAACATGCAGACTGGATAATACCTGAGGTGATCAATTCTTTACTTATCCTTGCTACTTTGTGGATCATATTTTCTTTGATTCATTTTGggataaaacacaaaaaatggaGCACAAACAGGATGGGAAACGCAGATAAACTTAGTGGTGGAAGTGTGTACACATCGACTGTAGTTTGTGCAATGACAGCACTTGTTAGGTTCATCAACAGCCAATTCACTTTTAACATTGGAATTGGTGTTGGTTACGACAGAGAATGTGAGATTGTATCAGATTCGTCATTTGCTTGGTATAGCCTAGTTAGTTTCGCGATTTACATTTTCCTTTGGTTACGTCAAAGAATCTTTTATTCAAACAACATGCTAAACGTAAGATTTGGAATTGTTCTGAAACTGGTCAGTGCCACTAGCATTGTAATATTGTTTCTGGCTGGTCTTGCAGCGGTACTAGTCAACACAATTCCTGTGAATTATCCATCATCACGACAAGGTTGCATTTATAAGGAGACCGAAGACATCGGTCCTGTCGCATGGATAATTTGCGTTGTTGTCGTAATTGCTGCTCAGTTTGTATTGGTTGGACTTTTTGTATATCCACTCAAACAGGATTTCGTTCAAAGTGTTTGTATTTGCTGTCCGAGTGTAGTGCATGCAGCGAACATCGTAAAAAGTAGGGCATGCAGTGTAGCAACTATACTTACGACTGATGAAAACGCTGGCGTGAATGCTTCGAAGAATATGACGACCGCAAAATgcagaaaatgcaaaaagaaGTCGTCAAAAAAAGTAAAGACTATCATGCAACGAACCGTTGCGTTCTCAATCATCATGGTTGCCACAGATATCATATTACTTCTGATTACAACATACACCATCAGCAACGAAGGCCATCGCCGTATTCCCACAATACTCTATGATGTTAACACCTTTCTTAATCTCATCTTTGTCATTTGCTCGTTTTTGTCATTCAGACAAATGTTGTTTTCACCACTTCTGAATGTGAAAGCTTTATCCGCTACCACTCACATATCTTCTGACGTTGCTTGCAGTAGCTAAGCTTTTGTCTTCGAACGAAGAGAGACAAGACTTTTTTTGGTATGAAAATATCTGCTAATGTGTTGATATTTGTGAAATTTACTAATTGCACCGCATCTATTTTAGAATTACTTTGCTAATAATTATCTAACTGGAAAAAGTCTCTTTTAGCTGCACATTCATGTACATGGTTTCACGGAGTTTTGAGTAAAGAAGTTGTACATAGTTTCGTCGATTATTTCTTGTAAAAAATCGTTTGTGCATAGTGGCAACATACTCACAGTGTAGGTTGTTCCACGGCAAACTTTTTTGATCTATTTTAACCCCTTCGACAATAATTTGTGCATATATTCAACCCCACGAGTTTTCGACATGACGGTTAcaacaatacaaaataaaagtgtaTCATGACTTATGTTTAGGTTTCCTTCTAATGTctttaaaatatgcaaatacagttataataatatttatttcaaaatatatttaaccCATGTTGCTTGACTTAACCCACTTGGATTTTGTAAACTTACTGATAATGGTATGAACATAATTCATATATATTGTACCTTTGAGGAAGCTGAAAATAACCCTAACAAAACGGTTTAATGGTAAATTATACCTAAGTGTATGCTATAGATTATAgaatatataaataataacatatctaaataatatatataaatcTTGCAGTGTTGTAATATTATTGAAACTGCTTCAGGCAAGGACGTTAATGATGAGATTATGCGTAATTGTCGACATCTTACGGATGGATTTATGCTAAAGACCTGATATTGTTTTAAtgactttttaattttatagcGCAATCAATATAGCTATGAATGAATAAATATAATCACTCATTATGTATTTATGACGAGTACTGGTTaaatagaaagaaaaaaaaacagaaatcaAAATACTTTATAACGCTAAGTAGAAAAATCATAGATGGACCAGCCGTGTTTAAACAGCAAGCTGATTTAAACAATGCTTAAATCAATATACCGCAATACCTGTCTGTCATTATATTCCAGAGAAAACTGTAAAGTACTGCTTACTTGCAAACTTAAAGCGATCTGCGTGGaatgtattttgttgttacttGTTAGTGACCCCAAGCTCGAGAAAACTTGAGAACGGCATCATTGTTGACAGCTAAACACAAATATGAACTTAATTCTGCAGGGGAAGTTTGAAGTACAAGAGCAAAATGTACCACTAACATTCTCGCACACTGTAAAAACTTTGGGCGATCGTTAGAGCGTAAACTTCTGCGAAgggttttaaacttaaagcgTTCACAATAGCATATTTGATGTTGATGCTTCAACAGAACAGATGAAAATTAATAGGGAGAAAAGTACCGCATTACACCTACAGTGCTGACTTTGGAAACGGTACTGTATAGGTATAACCATGTCACGATGTTCACGCtgttgttttagttttgtttcgGAAATAAACGTTAGAAAACAGGCAGCTTGTGCaacaatttgcattgttgttATTGTGCAAGTTGTATACATGCAATACAAGCTGCAATACAGTTGTTACAATACAAGCTATAACAATTGCTTGATACTTGtaactttgtaaaataaaaatcaaagaccAAACAGCTACAATTATCAGTAAGAAAATCCAATGGAATCCATGGCCTACATGCTGTATATAACAGAATaaggaaataaacaaactttcaAACAGTTTCCGAAAACAACTATTTCTTATGTTGACAAGTTTTGTGGTCGCTCATTCGCATGAATccgttaaaacaaaacatgctgtGGAATAAATGTTGACGACTTTTTTCCTAATTTATCATGCTATGACGGGATCTTACTGAGCTGTTATGTAAAAAAGTAAGCTTATCCATATTTGCCGAGATAGATGTTGAAAGGAAATATGTTAAATTACTCATTATAATGTGACTTGGGTTACGACCTCTACTCAACACAAGCTTTGCTTATGGGAAATTTTGACTGATAccaacaaaacttaaaaagacAGGTTATATAGCGTTACAAAATCATTGCATGAGATagttaaaatgcattttacaAAGCGTTTAAAAATTGTATGCCACAAATTGCCGGCTACTGGATAGTCTATACGTATAGGCTACAACGCTACATACAAATATGTATTTCATTGTGAGGCGTTGCTAATTTAAGGCGTCAAATCGTAAAACGTTTGGGCAACGTAGGAAAATGCGGAAATTTTAGACACAGCtttcaaaagtttcaaattcCATTTTAACTCAGACACGCAGCCCTAAATACGCCATCACTCTTTGTCGGAAACGGTAAATGACTTGGTTTGGGTTAAAGTTATTGTCAGAGTTATAGCAGTAGAGCTCCTAGAGCATTTAAACTAgatattataataattaaccaCCTATTATTGGAATCGACTTCAATGGTTAAAACTTTAtgtaactttaaaatttactcAAATGTTATAACTCTATATAGTTACTTTATGCTATAATATTTGCGTAGGTAGAAACGCTACGTGAATCACATGCTGCGATATTTAAATATCCAAAATTTCTGTAAAATGCTTTTTAAGGGGTTCGGAGAAAAATTCGTGCATGCAATGAGAGTTTGCTTTAAAAgaataagttattttaaaggtTTATTGTTCTGTTACGTAAACGCCTGCAAAATTGTAAGGTGGTGTAAGCTGGATGGCGGATAGGCTACAGCATTGCTCTCTGTCAGATTAGTTATGCAGGTTTTGGAGCAAAGTCAAAATAGAATATTCTTAAAATAtgatttacaaacaaaatttgcaactaaacattaaaattagttttgtttaagCTCTTATATAACTATGACTTTGTCGACAGTGATACGTGGATACGCTaagtatattttttatttggtctCATTTATAATGAAATGCGGAAAGATACAATTGTGTCACAAGTGGAACACGTGACTCGTTATTAAAGATGAAAAAAGGTTGTAAAAGCgagaaaatatgcaaaaaattgaGTTGAACCATTTGAGATTAAATTAAGCTTGATTTAGTGTAATAGAAAGTTTTGCGTTGGATGCTGCTAAAGTTACAACTTTTAAGCTTACCGAGAAATAAAACCggtaaaatgatttcaaaaaaaattaatcctgtaaaataaaaactgcttATATTTTTTCAGCCAGTTTCTAAATAACTTTACGTTATCGAActcttttttaaacataacaCTCATCAATGTTTAAAGCAACGTAGCAATCCACGataaaacaagtaaaaagtattttaattcTATCAATAAATAGTTCCCTGCAATGGTTGGATGAGCAAAGGCGAGCAAATAACTCTTTTACCTTTTAATAGGTTACAATAATGAGCTCAGAGGTTAAgccatttaatttttaaatactgtaTTACTAATCATCATGTCTGGCAGGTTGTCGTGGTATCCATCACTTTCCTGCGGTGTAGTTGTGCAAAAAACACGGTCTGACAGTGCACGATGTCATAATCACAGCACGCATTTTCGATATTTACTATATCATTATACCGCCAGGTTTTTAGTAGCAGGCAAAAAATGAGCTTTGACGTCAGACTTCAATCAAATAAAGGCGGTTTGAGCAATTTAATTACGAAAATAATATATCTACACTGCATAGTATTGAAACTATTGTAATTATACGTACATACTGTAATAGTTATTATGAAATAGATCATGACGTATATCGCATAATATTACACATTGCTTCATAATTTATGTTTTGAGGATAATAGCGACTGCAGTTTCCACGGAATTTAGCGTAAAGCCAAGTAACCGATTAAATTATACAGTCGAGTACTGGTCagcaattacaaaattactAATCAGCAATCACCAAAATACGATTTTTACTTAATGTTTATATTTACTCGTCGTATTTTATGACGCATGTCATTACcgttttatattgttttgtatCTTATATGGATTTGAGGGTAATAATAAGTAAAGCTTTCGAATCATCTGTTAGATTAAGCGCATAACGAAGTAACTGGTATGAGACACACGCATATACATGTACTGCTATGAAAGACAATTAACTGAAACCACCTCGGAAACATCTACAGAAAAAGAgcgtttaaataaaaacacaaatggaTCACAAACTGATTGTTTTCCAgataaagcaatttttgaTCTAAACTCttgtaaatgttttgaaaacataagCTGTAAGTTATATGTTGAATTTAAAAtagtatttttttaaacaaaattgcttttaacattttgttgtttaattagtAGAAGGCTTAAGGTGCCGTTTTACAAATATAAGCAGCTTAAAATGGAAAACATCGTGATTATTACAAAGGTCAAACATTGCCACTTTAGAAAAAGTAGAATTGGTTTCGATTTTGTGCACATGTAACGCTATTGTATGATGCTTCGTTGTTGTCACTTGTTTTCGTATTTTTCTTAATCTAGGCAAACATTGACATCTAGTGTTGGTTCGAAGTCAACGTTTTTGAATACattgcattaaaattttcagCTCAAAACTAAATGTAACTTAAAACGCTTGCTGTGTGAGTTCCAAATATAAGACTTTATTAGTCATATTGCAGTAGTTTTTCTTATAACTAATATATTGCTGCATACAAGATGTCAGGGAGGTTACTGTTCTCATTTATTAGCAAATGCAAGTTGAAAAATCTTACGTCTGTAAATTGTTTATAATAGACCTTTTTGATAATATACCACAGTAACTTAgggaaaaacaaaatgacaaataatttaaatgaaacaaattcGACTGAATCGGAACCTTACATCAGGTGGAAACATGCAGACTGGATAATACCTGTGGTTATCAACTCTTTACTTATCCTTGCTACTCTGTGGATCATATTTTCCTTGATTCATTTTGggataaaacacaaaaaatggaGCACAAACAAAATGGGAAACGCAGATAAACTGAGTGGAGGAAGAGTGTACACATCGACTGTAGTGTGTGCAATGACAGCACTTGTTAGGTTCATCAACAGCCAATTCACTTTTAACATTGGAATTGGTGTTGGTTACGACAAAGAATGTGAGATTGTATCAGATTCGTCCTTTGTCTGGTATAGCCTAGTCAATTTCGCGGTTTACATTTTCCTTTGGTTACGTCAAAGAATCTTTTATTCAAACAACATGCTCAACGTAAGATTCGGAATTTTTCTGAAAGTCCTCAGCTTCAGTAGCATTGTAATCTTGTTCCTATCAGGCCTAATAGCTATACTAGTCAACACAATTCCTGTGAATTATCCATCATCACACGAAGGTTGCATTTATCACGAAAGCGAAGACATGGGACCTGTCGCATGGATAGCTGGCATCATAGTCGTGATTATTGCTCAGTCTGTATTGGTCTGGCTGTTCATATATCCACTCAAACAGGATTTCGTTCAAAGCATTTGTGGATGTTGTTCGGCTGAAGTGAATGGAAAGAAGACCAATAAAAAAAGATCACGTAGTGTAGCATCCATCCAAACTAACAAAAGCGATGGAGAAAGCAGAAACATGGTGCCGGAGGAGAAAGTGTGCAAAAGAAAGTCATCGAATACAGTGAAGTGCATCATGCAACGAACCGTTGCATTCTCAATCATCTCAGTTGCCACAGACATTATATTAGTGCTGATTTCATCATACACCATCAGCAGCGAAGGACATCGCCGTGTTTCCACAACGGTCTTTGATATCAACGTTTTTCTTAACGTCATCTTTGTCATTTGCTCGTTCTTGTCATGCAAACAGATGCTTTTTTCACCgatatttaatgaaaattccgcACCTGGGACTGCTCAAACCTCCTCAGACATTACTAGAAGTTGCTGAGTTTTTTGTTCTTACCTGAAAGAAGACAGCATTCAATTTGGAACGACAAGACGGGggccaataaaaaatttgactCTTTTTTCACTTACCCTTGCTTCCAACACATTCCGTTACTCTCTTTGTctgaaataataaataactttGGGTTATTAGGTATAAGATTTAGATATTAATTTCGAAGCACAAGTGTGAAGTTAATGACATACAAGTCCGTATGCAAGAATAAAGCTTGAAAATTTTAGAGGCAAAATTGTGTGCAACATGTTTTTACTCTCTTGACGGGTTTAAGCATATTTTCTGCGTTCGCAATGAAGCGATCAAAGGAAATCAGAAAAGTACTGATCCAAGCTTTGTCTTTTGATTTGGAAAATGACAACCATAATACCGCGCTCTCGTCACTATAtgttctatttttgttttcaagtaaatattttagaaCACAAGTGTATTTACCAATTACACTTCCCACTTTTATCATGCTGTAAATGGTGAATGTATGTGTATATATACGTAGCATTAATTGCCACTTATAAGCAAACGTAATTTTATACTGTTCAAACGTGTTGCATTGTGAGTAATATAATGACAAAGTTtgctttataatttaataTCTATATATTTACAGACAATAAACTATCGTATGTACTTTCCTGGAATACATACTATGTTTGAACAATTGTATGCACCAAAAATTACAGCAACAAACAAGATTTATTAACGCGATGCGAGATTGAGTTGTACATATGTAACAGTTTTCATTATAGTATAGGATTTTGTGTTCATAAGTGATTCTGTTGGTACTTCCTAGATTGGATGGGCTTATGCCACAGCATATGAGCAATAAAATCGATAAACCATGAGCTGCCGTATAAAATACATTTGTAAGATTTTGTATTTAGCATATTATGCCATAGTTTAACATTTTAACACATATTATCCTTAAGCACAACAGTCTTTTTATTTACTGTGCCACCCAGTACAAAATGGCGGCCGTAACTCGTTAAGGGTCTATACCTAAGgtcatttaaaaaagttcTGTCGGATAACTCACAAAAACAACCTCGTTAACCGGGGCACGAGCGACGATCGAGGCTTCAACAGCGccggttttaatttttgtacaaaGACTTCTTCTTCAATCTGAGTATAAAATTTACGGTAATATGCCAAGTATTTCggcaaaaaaaaaagaaattccgCAGTGGTAGTTAATATCGGTTTACTGCGGCCGATATATGTATGTAGGCTCTCCATACGCGTGTGACGAATTTCCGCTGCTGTTAGAATCCTAAGGCTACCGTTGGTTCGCGCCATTACATTTTGCTGTTTTGAAAATACCGTTAGAAAAGGACTCACATAAGCCCAGTTATAAAAGCCATAAGGTTTTCAATGGTATGGTGTAGTTCGAAACCGTTTAGTGTCGGCAAATCTCGTTTATTACCACCAAAGCAATTGCAGACCCTTTGCCGCTTTTAAGTAAACTGAAGGGTTCAAAATGAGGTTTCAGCTCCATCTACCGCCGATATCAGATGTATATACAGCAAGATAAAGGAAGAAATTATATATTCAATAAGGCCGTTCAGTTGAGCTTGAACAAATCTATTTGGCGTTAGGAAGATGTTATACAGGATACACCATCTATCAAGAAACGTATTTGCGAGCccctataaaaggtttcatGAAGCCGGCACCTGATCGAGGACCCCACAGGTTTAGTGTTTATAGCAAATAGATTGCGTTTCAAGTGATATGCATAATCAAGATaaatcaaattgtttttttatataaaaggAAGGAGCGACAGACACTTGACGTAAATACTTGCAAGTTGATGAACTGCTCTTGTGGCCTGAAACAGTTAGGAGAAATAAATATCAAACGTGCTTGCAGTGTACAGTAAAGTAGACTTTATTTGACAGGCTATTTGCGTCCTTGCCGAGAGACGGTTCATATCTACTGCCCATTTCGCTATTGTGTCAGTCATAGTTTTCGATGTATCAAT
The Clavelina lepadiformis chromosome 4, kaClaLepa1.1, whole genome shotgun sequence DNA segment above includes these coding regions:
- the LOC143451872 gene encoding phosphomannomutase 2-like; this encodes MAKKNSSVLCLFDVDGTLTLPRLKITPEMKNFLKDLRKIVTIGVVGGSDFGKIAEQLGADGDELINSFDYVFSENGLVAYKNGVKIGENNIQDYLGDELLQRFINYSLEYMSKLNLPRKRGTFIEFRKGMLNVCPVGRSCTQQERIEFNEYDNVNNVRKEFVASLRKEFQGAGLTFSIGGQISFDVFPDGWDKRFCLKYVQNDGFQQIHFFGDKTMQGGNDFEIYNDDRTIGHTVTSPEDTMQQLSKLFYDK
- the LOC143451871 gene encoding uncharacterized protein LOC143451871 — translated: MKDTNFTESDPYIRWKHADWIIPEVINSLLILATLWIIFSLIHFGIKHKKWSTNRMGNADKLSGGSVYTSTVVCAMTALVRFINSQFTFNIGIGVGYDRECEIVSDSSFAWYSLVSFAIYIFLWLRQRIFYSNNMLNVRFGIVLKLVSATSIVILFLAGLAAVLVNTIPVNYPSSRQGCIYKETEDIGPVAWIICVVVVIAAQFVLVGLFVYPLKQDFVQSVCICCPSVVHAANIVKSRACSVATILTTDENAGVNASKNMTTAKCRKCKKKSSKKVKTIMQRTVAFSIIMVATDIILLLITTYTISNEGHRRIPTILYDVNTFLNLIFVICSFLSFRQMLFSPLLNVKALSATTHISSDVACSS
- the LOC143452238 gene encoding uncharacterized protein LOC143452238: MTNNLNETNSTESEPYIRWKHADWIIPVVINSLLILATLWIIFSLIHFGIKHKKWSTNKMGNADKLSGGRVYTSTVVCAMTALVRFINSQFTFNIGIGVGYDKECEIVSDSSFVWYSLVNFAVYIFLWLRQRIFYSNNMLNVRFGIFLKVLSFSSIVILFLSGLIAILVNTIPVNYPSSHEGCIYHESEDMGPVAWIAGIIVVIIAQSVLVWLFIYPLKQDFVQSICGCCSAEVNGKKTNKKRSRSVASIQTNKSDGESRNMVPEEKVCKRKSSNTVKCIMQRTVAFSIISVATDIILVLISSYTISSEGHRRVSTTVFDINVFLNVIFVICSFLSCKQMLFSPIFNENSAPGTAQTSSDITRSC